One segment of Deinococcus sp. Marseille-Q6407 DNA contains the following:
- a CDS encoding type II toxin-antitoxin system death-on-curing family toxin yields the protein MPAQAAAYLYYLSRAHAFVDANKRTSLSCALVWLALHDLRLRLSQQELFDLTLAVAQGQLSLEEAIERFERAVW from the coding sequence GTGCCTGCCCAGGCGGCGGCCTACCTTTATTACCTGTCACGTGCCCACGCCTTCGTCGATGCGAACAAGAGAACTTCACTGAGCTGTGCCCTGGTGTGGCTGGCCCTGCATGACCTTCGGTTGCGCCTGAGTCAACAGGAACTGTTCGACCTGACCCTGGCGGTGGCCCAGGGACAGCTCTCACTGGAAGAGGCGATCGAACGCTTTGAGCGTGCAGTCTGGTAG
- a CDS encoding helix-turn-helix domain-containing protein: MTASTFSPQLEEHQLLAAFARQLEQGGAVEINLPGQPALPASPVLVELLKASLKEFQEGNGVTLLTSKRELSAQEAAELLGVSRPYLITHLLETGVIPYRKVGTHRRIALSDIQAFQAEQDRQHALLDDIVADEQAAGMY; encoded by the coding sequence ATGACAGCTTCTACCTTTAGTCCACAGCTCGAAGAGCACCAATTGCTGGCAGCCTTTGCTCGCCAACTTGAGCAGGGTGGTGCTGTAGAAATCAACCTTCCTGGACAGCCTGCGCTACCTGCTTCACCCGTATTGGTGGAGTTGCTCAAAGCTAGCCTCAAAGAATTTCAGGAAGGCAATGGGGTCACCCTCCTTACCAGCAAGCGTGAACTGAGTGCTCAGGAAGCGGCGGAGCTGCTAGGGGTCAGTCGGCCTTATCTAATTACCCATCTGCTGGAGACCGGTGTTATCCCTTACCGCAAGGTAGGCACACATAGAAGAATTGCCCTCTCGGATATTCAAGCCTTCCAAGCTGAGCAGGATAGGCAACATGCCCTGCTAGATGACATTGTGGCAGACGAACAAGCAGCTGGGATGTACTGA